CGGGCACCGGCGGGACCACCGGTGGCACCGGCGGCGCCGGGGGCGGCGCCGCCATCGAGGTCGCGACCGGCGGCACCGCGGTGGCGACCGTCAAGGAGACCGACGACCTCAAGTTCGATCCCGCCACGGCCACCGTCAAGGCCGGCGACATCGTCGCCTTCACCAACGCGGGGACCACCCCGCACAACGTCACGTTCAGCGATGGCGGGGTGGCGTCGCCGACGATGAACGGCGGTGACCAGTTCCTGGTGAAGTTCTCCAAGGCGGGCACCTACAAGTACGTCTGCACCTTCCACGCGCCGGGCATGGCGGGAACGATCACCGTCGGCTGACGAGGGCGGGTCAGCGCCCGGAGATCGGGTCAGCGCTCGGAGACGAGGTGCACGTCGCCGGCGAGCAGCCGGATGGTGCCGGACCCGGTCTGGAGGAGCAGCGCGCCGTCGACGTCGACGTCGACCGCCCTGCCCTCCACCCGGCCCGCGGGGGTCTCGGCGACCACCGGTCCGCCGAGGCCCACGGCTCGGGCCCGCCAGCCGTCGAGGAGCGCGGCGATCCCTCCGCTCTCGAGCGCGCGGACCCGCGCCGCGAGCGCGGGGAGCAGCAGGGTGAGCAGCTCCTCGGCGGTGGGCGGCGGATCCGGGGCGAGCAGGAGGTGCAGGCTGGTGCCCGTGGCCCCCTCGGGGAACTCCTCGACCCGCAGGTTGACGCC
The window above is part of the Candidatus Dormiibacterota bacterium genome. Proteins encoded here:
- a CDS encoding plastocyanin/azurin family copper-binding protein — encoded protein: MTRLRSILLGTGASLVLVLSACGNGPPPDAGTGGTTGGTGGAGGGAAIEVATGGTAVATVKETDDLKFDPATATVKAGDIVAFTNAGTTPHNVTFSDGGVASPTMNGGDQFLVKFSKAGTYKYVCTFHAPGMAGTITVG